In the genome of Amia ocellicauda isolate fAmiCal2 chromosome 3, fAmiCal2.hap1, whole genome shotgun sequence, one region contains:
- the rab7a gene encoding ras-related protein Rab-7a — MTSESADTRGCFGGSERTGRVRGGEEEEEEAAAERKRRDRAGHRRGITVIYLPRKDLPPHLTDPAGETSLFRGCKVAGRHGQQSGLNAVFIAAGIKPDSARIFISTGFAPRRPSREKPTVPLVGARETAELCDPPHNPHDFLWGCERTSCNTMTSRKKVLLKVIILGDSGVGKTSLMNQYVNKKFSNQYKATIGADFLTKEVMVDDRLVTMQIWDTAGQERFQSLGVAFYRGADCCVLVFDVTAPNTFKTLDSWRDEFLIQASPRDPENFPFVVLGNKIDLENRQVTTKRAQAWCQSKNNIPYFETSAKEAINVEQAFQTIARNALKQETEVELYNEFPEPIKLDKNERARPSAETCSC, encoded by the exons ATGACGTCAGAGTCCGCTGACACAAGGGGTTGTTTTGGAGGAAGTGAGAGAACGGGTCGAGTCCgcggaggagaagaagaagaagaagaagcagcagcggagagaaaaagaagagaCAGAGCGGGGCATCGGCGAGGAATAACGGTTATATATCTGCCACGCAAAGACCTGCCCCCACACCTCACCGACCCCGCAGGAGAGACATCCTTATTCCGGGGGTGTAAAGTCGCAGGAAGACACGGGCAGCAGAGCGGACTGAATGCCGTGTTCATTGCAGCGGGAATAAAACCCGACTCCGCTCGTATTTTCATCAGCACCGGCTTTGCTCCACGTCGCCCCAGTCGAGAGAAGCCCACCGTGCCGCTGGTGGGGGCCCGAGAGACCGCAGAGCTCTGTGACCCGCCGCACAACCCGCACGACTTCCTCTGGGGCTGCGAGAGAACCAG CTGTAACACAATGACCTCCAGGAAGAAGGTGCTACTGAAGGTGATCATTCTGGGCGACTCAGG TGTGGGTAAGACCTCTCTGATGAACCAGTACGTCAATAAGAAGTTCAGTAACCAGTACAAAGCCACAATAGGAGCAGACTTCCTGACGAAGGAGGTGATGGTGGATGACCGCCTTGTCACCATGCAG atCTGGGACACGGCTGGGCAGGAGCGCTTCCAGTCTCTGGGCGTGGCGTTCTACCGCGGCGCCGACTGCTGCGTCCTGGTGTTCGACGTCACAGCACCCAACACCTTCAAGACTCTGGACAGCTGGCGGGACGAGTTCCTGATCCAGGCGAGCCCGCGCGACCCCGAGAACTTCCCCTTCGTGGTCCTGGGGAACAAGATCGACCTGGAGAACAGACAG GTGACGACTAAGCGAGCCCAGGCCTGGTGTCAGAGCAAGAACAACATCCCGTACTTCGAGACCAGCGCCAAGGAGGCCATCAACGTGGAGCAGGCCTTCCAGACCATCGCGCGCAACGCCCTCAAGCAG gagaCGGAGGTGGAGTTGTACAACGAATTCCCGGAGCCGATCAAACTGGACAAGAACGAGCGTGCGCGTCCGTCGGCGGAGACCTGCAGCTGCTGA
- the rpn1 gene encoding dolichyl-diphosphooligosaccharide--protein glycosyltransferase subunit 1 — translation MRLTAVSYAFTGVLALLLGLCLAEPSLVNEEVKRTVDLSSHLAKITAEVLLSNAGGAAAHSFVVAVEPELADHLAYIGVTVKGEEEEDSALELHETTIKGQSGKFFRAQFPSALAGGAKLRVSVETVFTHVLRPFPSQITQAERQLVVFEGNHFLFSPYATRAQTTRVRLASKNVESYSKLGGPSKSDEVIEYGPFRDTAPFSKDPMKIHYENNSPFLTISSITRTVEVSHWGNIAVEETIDLRHTGAELRGPFSRYDYQRQSESGISSVKSFKTILPAAAQDVYYRDEIGNISTSHLQVLEDSVEVEIRPRFPLFGGWKTHYIIGYNLPSYEYLYTLGDQYALKMRLVDHVFDDQVIDTLTVKLILPEGARSIHVEAPYPIEREPDQLHYTYLDTFGRPVVVATKNNLVEQHIQDMVVHYNFNKILMLQEPLLVVGAFYILFFTVIVYVRLDFSITKDPVAEVRMKVASLTEQVLTLVNRRLGVYRHCDEAVGRYKQARDSGTLNAARKALEAEHRTLTNDIASLQARLKAEGSDLADKVSEIQKLDGQVKELAWRAVQEAERLVGGKLKKEAYLESERQLSSRRQELVARIDTLLDVL, via the exons ATGCGACTCACCGCAGTTTCCTACGCCTTCACCGGCGTCCTGGCGCTCCTGCTCGGGCTGTGCCTTGCCGAGCCGTCCCTGGTGAACGAGGAGGTGAAGCGCACGGTGGACCTGAGCTCCCACCTCGCCAAGATCACGGCCGAGGTGCTGCTCTCCAACGCGGGCGGCGCGGCGGCGCACAGCTTCGTGGTGGCGGTGGAGCCGGAGCTGGCGGATCACCTCGCCTACATCGGGGTCACG gtgaagggagaggaagaggaggacagTGCTCTGGAGCTGCATGAGACCACGATTAAAGGTCAAAG CGGTAAGTTCTTCCGGGCGCAGTTCCCCTCCGCGCTGGCAGGGGGCGCCAAGCTGCGCGTGTCGGTGGAGACGGTGTTCACGCACGTGCTGCGGCCCTTCCCCTCGCAGATCACGCAGGCCGAGCGCCAGCTGGTGGTGTTCGAGGGCAACCACTTCCTGTTCTCGCCCTACGCTACCCGTGCCCAGACGACCCGCGTGCGCCTGGCCTCCAAGAACGTGGAGAGCTACAGCAAGCTGGGCGGCCCAAGCAAGAGCGACGAGGTCATCGAGTACGGGCCCTTCCGCGACACCGCGCCCTTCAGCAAG GACCCCATGAAGATCCACTACGAGAACAACTCGCCCTTTCTGACGATCAGCAGCATCACGCGCACCGTGGAGGTGTCCCACTGGGGCAACATCGCCGTGGAGGAGACCATCGACCTGCGGCACACAGGCGCCGAACTGCGCGGCCCGTTCTCCCGCTACGACTACCAGCGCCAGTCTGAGAGTGGCATCTCCTCTGTCAAGTCGTTCAAG acaaTCCTGCCGGCGGCGGCGCAGGACGTTTACTACCGCGACGAGATCGGGAACATCTCCACGTCCCACCTGCAGGTGCTGGAGGACTCCGTGGAAGTGGAGATCCGGCCGCGCTTCCCACTGTTCGGGGGCTGGAAGACGCATTACATCATCGGCTACAACCTGCCCAGCTACGAGTACCTGTACACGCTGG gcgATCAATACGCTCTGAAGATGCGTCTGGTTGACCACGTGTTTGATGACCAGGTGATCGACACCCTGACCGTCAAGCTCATCCTGCCAGAGGGGGCCAG gAGCATCCACGTCGAGGCCCCGTACCCCATCGAGCGCGAGCCGGACCAGCTGCACTACACCTACCTGGACACCTTCGGCCGGCCCGTCGTAGTGGCGACCAAGAACAACCTGGTGGAGCAGCACATCCAGGACATggtg gtCCACTACAACTTCAATAAGATCCTGATGCTGCAGGAGCCTCTGCTGGTCGTGGGTGCCTTCTACATCCTGTTCTTCACAGTCATCGTCTACGTGCGCCTGGACTTCTCCATCACCAAG GACCCGGTGGCCGAGGTGCGCATGAAGGTGGCGTCGCTGACAGAGCAGGTGCTGACGCTGGTGAACCGGCGGCTGGGCGTGTACCGGCACTGCGACGAGGCTGTGGGGCGCTATAAACAGGCGCGCGACTCCGGGACGCTGAACGCGGCACGCAAGGCTCTGGAGGCCGAGCACCGCACCCTCACCAACGACATCGCCTCCCTGCAGGCGCGGCTCAAGGCCGAGGGCTCCGATCTGGCGGACAAG GTGTCCGAGATCCAGAAGCTGGACGGGCAGGTGAAGGAGCTGGCGTGGCGCGCCGTGCAGGAGGCCGAGCGGCTGGTGGGTGGGAAGCTGAAGAAGGAGGCGTACCTGGAGAGCGAGCGGCAGCTGTCCTCGCGCCGGCAGGAGCTGGTGGCCCGGATCGACACCCTGCTGGACGTGCTGTAG